Proteins found in one Venturia canescens isolate UGA chromosome 6, ASM1945775v1, whole genome shotgun sequence genomic segment:
- the LOC122412252 gene encoding putative fatty acyl-CoA reductase CG5065 — MNEASEIQPFYRGKTIFITGGSGLMGKVLVEKLLYSCSDLDKIYLLIRPKRGRTPDIRVDDMFKLPMFNRIRKEKPAVMKKLIAVQGDVSLENLGISKEQREYLVAEVNIVFHCAATLKLEAKLKDAIEMNTIGTASMLELAKSMKNLEVFVHLSTAFCHVDQEELGERVYDAPDDPHDVMRLVKWMDEGAIDLITPKLLEPHPNTYTYSKRLAETLVANEHPNLPCVIARPSIVIPAWQEPVPGWVDNLNGPVGLIVAAGKGVLRSMNCNANYHAEVIPVDLAINALISIAHKTASTKMKSNKIPVYNITQSGVLPITWGQVLEKGKKVAYEYPFEGAIWFPDGDIRANKFIHQLFVIFFHILPAYFIDFLMLIFRQKRFMVRIQKRISDGLEVLQYFTTREWIFHNTNLLILWGEMSPVDKRLFPIDFLQIDIMNYLKDVILGARQYCMKESLETLPKARFHHRILYIVHLTAVYSFYFGILYFVYKHFETARYCLDMVSDGLKTLPIVGSVLNKVHL; from the exons ATGAACGAAGCGAGCGAGATACAACCGTTTTACCGAGGgaaaacaatatttataaCCGGTGGTTCCGGCCTCATGGGCAAAGTCCTCGTCGAGAAGCTTCTTTATAGCTGCAGCGACCTCGACAAGATTTATCTTTTGATCCGACCAAAACGTGGACGAACGCCGGACATTCGCGTCGATGACATGTTCAAATTGCCC ATGTTCAACAGAATTCGTAAGGAGAAACCGGCGGTAATGAAAAAGTTGATCGCGGTCCAGGGAGACGTGTCTCTCGAGAATTTAGGTATTTCGAAGGAGCAGCGAGAGTATCTCGTCGCGGAGGTCAACATAGTTTTTCATTGCGCCGCGACCCTCAAGCTCGAAGCGAAGCTCAAAGATGCCATCGAGATGAACAcg ATTGGAACAGCTTCGATGCTGGAACTCgcaaaaagcatgaaaaatctCGAGGTCTTTGTTCATCTGAGCACGGCCTTCTGTCACGTCGATCAGGAAGAACTTGGGGAACGCGTTTATGACGCGCCCGACGATCCTCACGATGTAATGAGATTAGTCAAGTGGATGGACGAGGGCGCCATTGACCTCATTACGCCAAA ACTGTTGGAGCCTCATCCCAACACGTACACCTATTCGAAAAGACTGGCCGAAACTCTGGTGGCCAACGAACATCCGAACCTGCCGTGCGTCATCGCACGACCCTCGATCG TTATACCAGCCTGGCAAGAGCCGGTGCCCGGTTGGGTAGATAATCTCAACGGGCCCGTGGGCCTCATCGTCGCTGCTGGTAAAGGGGTCCTACGTTCGATGAACTGCAACGCCAATTATCACGCGGAGGTTATACCAGTTGACCTTGCGATTAATGCTCTCATCTCCATCGCTCACAAAACTGCCTCAACGAAAATGAA GTCAAACAAAATCCCAGTTTACAACATAACGCAGAGCGGGGTTCTGCCCATAACGTGGGGTCAAGTATTGgagaagggaaaaaaagtCGCCTACGAATATCCATTCGAGGGTGCGATATGGTTCCCGGACGGTGACATTCGAGCCAACAAATTTATCCATCAACTATTCGTCATATTTTTCCACATACTACCGGCCTATTTCATCGATTTCCTCATGCTCATTTTTCGCCAGAAACGATT CATGGTTCGTATACAAAAACGAATATCGGACGGACTGGAGGTCTTGCAGTACTTCACGACACGCGAATGGATCTTTCACAACACGAATTTGTTGATACTCTGGGGGGAAATGAGCCCGGTCGACAAACGACTTTTCCCCATTGATTTTCTCCAGATCGACATTATGAATTATCTCAAGGACGTTATACTCGGAGCACGACAATACTGCATGAAGGAGAGTTTGGAAACGTTGCCGAAAGCTCGATTTCATCATAGAAT tCTCTACATCGTTCATCTGACGGCCGTTTACTCCTTTTACTTCGGCATTTTGTATTTCGTTTACAAGCACTTTGAGACCGCCCGTTACTGTTTGGACATGGTGAGCGACGGATTGAAGACACTGCCAATCGTTGGGAGCGTGCTGAACAAGGTTCACTTATAA
- the LOC122412832 gene encoding uncharacterized protein, which yields MQRHHKSFATANGNYNRINENIVESRQGNMKIVLLLFVGLVAFVSAEPGLSRPNLGHVRPPPFINRPRPPTQGTSRFRRSPDPQGSIVFTGQKPLEGPERRPSYNLDYQHNIWEGKNGHVSASGGAQKLPGQRWEPNVGIQGTWRFRRSADPQGSIVFTGQKPLEGPERRPSYNLDYQHNIWEGKNGHVSASGGAQKLPGQRWEPNVGIQGTWRFRRSADPQGSISIQGQKSMSGPERRPSWNVDYQHKIWEGKNGHVSAGGGAQKLPGQRWEPNVGIQGTWRFRRSPDPQGSVVVQAQKPLSGPERRPTYNIDYQHKIWQGKNGQVSASGGAQKLPGRRWEPNVGIQGTWRF from the exons ATGCAGCGACATCACAAGTCCTTTGCAACAGCCAACGGCAACTACAATCGGATTAACGA AAATATTGTGGAATCGAGGCAAGGAAATATGAAGATCGTTCTACTGCTGTTCGTCGGTTTGGTGGCGTTTGTCTCTGCGGAACCGGGTCTCTCTCGACCCAATCTGGGACACGTCCGACCTCCGCCCTTCATC AATCGTCCCCGGCCACCTACTCAAGGGACCAGCCGCTTCCGGCGTTCCCCGGATCCTCAGGGATCCATCGTCTTCACGGGACAGAAACCCCTGGAGGGACCCGAGCGTCGTCCATCTTACAATCTCGACTATCAGCACAATATTTGGGAAGGAAAAAACGGACACGTGAGCGCGAGCGGCGGAGCTCAAAAGTTGCCCGGACAGCGATGGGAACCGAACGTAGGAATCCAGGGAACCTGGCGCTTCCGTCGCTCCGCAGATCCTCAAGGATCCATCGTCTTCACGGGACAGAAACCCCTGGAGGGACCCGAGCGTCGTCCATCTTACAATCTCGACTATCAGCACAATATTTGGGAAGGAAAGAACGGACACGTGAGCGCGAGCGGCGGAGCTCAAAAGTTGCCCGGACAGCGATGGGAACCGAACGTAGGAATCCAGGGAACCTGGCGCTTCCGTCGCTCCGCTGATCCTCAAGGATCGATCTCTATCCAAGGACAGAAATCCATGAGCGGACCCGAGCGTCGTCCGTCCTGGAACGTCGATTATCAACACAAGATTTGGGAAGGAAAGAACGGACACGTGAGCGCAGGCGGCGGAGCTCAAAAGTTGCCCGGACAGCGATGGGAACCTAACGTAGGAATCCAGGGAACCTGGCGCTTCCGCCGCTCCCCCGATCCTCAAGGATCCGTCGTTGTCCAAGCCCAGAAACCCCTGAGCGGTCCCGAGCGTCGTCCAACGTACAACATCGATTATCAGCACAAAATCTGGCAAGGAAAGAACGGACAAGTTAGCGCGAGCGGCGGAGCTCAAAAGTTGCCCGGTCGCCGATGGGAACCTAACGTAGGAATCCAGGGAACCTGGCGCTTCTAA
- the SP2353 gene encoding pikachurin, with protein sequence MAGQGCSWFTVTFVYLGALGALSQNPVEERNIFEAAFQGRCGHGSPCEQLCYELHDGMYECDCTNGFVLHKNGYSCSEINSTSTPSNQLSDFVNDIESDELNTENEEEAVEDILYMRGASFTIHLDTSTDSPIPGSTTDAESNEIPISSRPIGEIVPETTTSPKVKQETDSIATTRNAHVVSSINNESICSLDCGPAGNCYLERTRSDDSGQDAGAADATNAVTQREETSTTQHPRQRCQCPLGKSGDRCELELDIKSPRFSGSGWLAFPALRAAYKHVQLDLEFRPEAWDGILILAGERDDLQGDFMALILHHGFVEFRFDCGSGVGVVRSTETVKLNNWNTLSVYRHRWDAWVQLNQGKRVQGRSKGLFSRITFREPLFIGGPGNTTGLERLPVVTGFRGCVRHLEANEHRYRFSLGPQGDAVNGFDVEECTADRCSKVPCSHGGKCLATGGDTAVCLCPLGYTGDLCETRVDLQVPSFNGSSYLRYPGLGDTSLSWLELAVTLKPAAPDGVILYNGHHSDATGDFIALYLSAGHVQFTFDLGTGPATLRSETPVRLGEWLEVRVSRTGRLASLEMENDRAQEVLAPGAFTQLSLPLNLYLGGAPASDMYTPKIKTTASFVGCIQTVVLNHREVGILAEALGGVNVGNCGHACEARPCGDAECRPLRERFTCRCYPGMPHPCPAPMTLASSAASSTLNRTNAFATFNSVNGLPVPTYQTRHDVPSFSGIESYLHYNDADTMKRIISYRVDINMRFRTSSSTGLLLWSGRHSDPPEQQSANDDFLALGLNQGYLTLAYNLGSGEAVLRYNITRLNDDLWHRVRAVRNEQWASLVVDSGIGVSASSPGQLRQLNTDTGLYVGGAPDIARTTGGRYSRGIVGCISDLVLNSDFSVALSAPEQSTNTHSCIP encoded by the exons ATGGCTGGACAAGGCTGCTCCTGGTTTACCGTGACTTTTGTATATCTCGGAGCCCTCGGAGCTCTGTCCCAAAATCCTGTTGAGGAGCGGAACATCTTTGAAGCTGCTTTTCAAG GACGATGCGGTCATGGCTCGCCGTGCGAACAGCTCTGTTACGAACTTCACGATGGGATGTACGAGTGTGATTGCACCAACGGTTTTGTCCTCCACAAAAATGGATACAGCTGTTCCG AAATCAATTCGACGTCAACACCGAGCAACCAACTCTCCGATTTCGTCAACGACATCGAGAGCGATGAGCTTAACACGGAAAACGAAGAGGAGGCGGTGGAAGACATTTTGTACATGAGGGGAGCCTCCTTCACGATACATTTGGATACGAGTACGGACTCTCCGATCCCTGGATCGACCACGGACGCAGAGTCCAATGAAATCCCGATCTCCTCGAGACCCATCGGTGAGATCGTTCCTGAG ACGACAACGAGCCCGAAAGTGAAACAGGAGACCGATTCGATTGCCACGACGAGAAACGCCCACGTTGTGAGCTCAATAAATAACGAATCAATCTGCAGCCTCGATTGCGGTCCTGCCGGCAATTGTTATCTCGAGCGTACGAGGAGCGATGATAGCGGACAAGACGCTGGTGCTGCTGATGCTACGAACGCGGTTACCCAAAGGGAGGAGACTTCGACGACGCAGCATCCTCGGCAACGTTGCCAATGTCCCCTGGGAAAAAGTGGCGATCGATGCGAGCTCG AGCTCGATATAAAATCACCTCGATTCTCCGGCTCGGGATGGCTTGCTTTCCCAGCATTGAGAGCCGCTTATAAGCATGTCCAATTGGACCTGGAGTTTCGTCCTGAAGCTTGGGATGGGATTCTAATACTCGCCGGGGAACGCGACGATCTACAGGGCGATTTTATGGCCCTTATTTTACATCACGGTTTCGTTGAATTCAG ATTCGACTGCGGGAGCGGTGTCGGAGTGGTTAGGAGCACGGAAACGGTGAAACTCAACAATTGGAACACTCTGAGCGTTTATAGGCATCGATGGGACGCTTGGGTGCAATTGAATCAGGGAAAACGCGTGCAAGGTCGTTCGAAG GGCTTATTCTCACGAATCACATTTCGAGAGCCTCTATTCATCGGGGGGCCTGGAAACACCACGGGTTTGGAGCGACTTCCGGTTGTGACAGGGTTTCGGGGTTGCGTCAGACATCTGGAAGCGAACGAGCATCGATATCGGTTTTCCCTTGGGCCACAGGGCGACGCGGTCAATGGATTTGACGTCG AGGAATGTACGGCGGATCGATGCAGCAAAGTTCCGTGTTCGCACGGTGGAAAATGTCTGGCAACGGGAGGTGATACAGCCGTTTGTTTATGTCCCCTTGGTTATACCGGCGATTTGTGCGAAACGAGAGTCGATCTTCAG GTACCATCCTTCAATGGCTCGTCCTATCTTCGGTATCCCGGATTGGGTGATACGTCTTTATCCTGGCTAGAGTTAGCGGTGACGCTCAAACCCGCAGCTCCCGATGGAGTTATACTTTACAACGGTCATCATAGCGACGCTACAGGTGATTTTATCGCCCTCTATCTCTCCGCTGGACACGTACAGTTCACATTCGACCTTGGCACTGGACCCGCAACTCTGAG GAGCGAAACACCGGTGAGACTGGGAGAGTGGCTCGAGGTACGAGTCTCAAGAACCGGAAGGCTCGCGTCACTGGAAATGGAAAACGATCGAGCCCAGGAGGTCTTAGCACCTGGCGCATTTACCCAATTATCGTTGCCCCTCAATTTATACCTCGGTGGCGCACCCGCCTCCGACATGTACACACCCAAAATCAAAACCACTGCGAGCTTCGTCGGGTGCATACAAACCGTTGTGCTCAATCATCGTGag GTTGGGATATTGGCGGAAGCATTGGGAGGCGTTAACGTCGGTAACTGCGGCCACGCTTGCGAAGCACGTCCTTGCGGGGACGCCGAGTGCCGTCCATTGAGGGAACGTTTCACGTGTCGTTGCTATCCGGGAATGCCGCATCCTTGTCCAGCCCCCATGACTCTAGCGTCGTCCGCGGCATCCTCCACTCTCAATCGCACCAACGCATTCGCCACTTTCAATTCTGTCAACGGACTTCCGGTTCCTACTTATCAAACGAGACACGATGTCCCGAGCTTCAGCGGGATCGAGAGTTACCTTCACTACAATGACGCTGACACGATGAAAAG GATAATAAGCTATCGAGTGGACATAAACATGAGATTTCGAACGAGCAGCAGTACAGGACTACTATTATGGAGCGGAAGACATTCTGATCCACCGGAACAACAATCCGCCAACGACGATTTCCTTGCTCTTGGTTTGAACCAAGGATATCTCACTCTTGCTTATAATCTTGGCTCTGGTGAGGCTGTTTTGAGATACAATATCACGAGACTGAACGACGATTTGTGGCATCGCGTTAGAGCGGTCAG AAATGAGCAGTGGGCGTCTCTGGTCGTGGACAGCGGCATAGGAGTTTCGGCGTCTTCGCCCGGCCAGTTGAGACAACTCAACACGGACACGGGACTTTACGTCG GCGGTGCACCGGATATCGCGAGGACGACCGGTGGCAGATATTCGAGAGGAATAGTCGGTTGCATAAGCGATCTAGTTTTGAACTCGGATTTCTCAGTGGCGTTGTCAGCGCCGGAACAATCGACCAACACTCACTCGTGCATACCTTGA